A genomic segment from Polyangium mundeleinium encodes:
- a CDS encoding YdcF family protein: MPERADAIVVLGCRVLPSGRLTTAASRRAAKAAEAYLAGVAPHIVTSGGRRWGAQIEAEALRRALVRAGVPEQAVTTELWSLTTHENAVFSAEILRRRGARRVLVVTCVWHVERAIRNFRKVGVDAWPLPSEGVRAGALRRVYRRGHELVCTWLDQRALRRAHALVRAMPRPASRVSGAPSAEENAR; this comes from the coding sequence ATGCCGGAGCGCGCAGATGCCATCGTGGTCCTCGGATGCCGCGTGCTGCCGTCGGGTCGGCTCACGACCGCTGCGTCACGTCGCGCTGCGAAGGCCGCGGAAGCGTATCTCGCGGGTGTCGCGCCCCACATCGTGACGAGCGGCGGGCGTCGCTGGGGCGCGCAGATCGAGGCGGAAGCCTTGCGCCGAGCGCTGGTCCGTGCGGGGGTGCCGGAGCAGGCCGTGACGACCGAGCTCTGGTCGCTCACGACGCACGAAAACGCTGTGTTCTCGGCCGAGATCCTGCGCCGGAGAGGCGCGCGACGCGTGCTCGTGGTGACGTGCGTCTGGCACGTGGAGCGCGCGATCCGGAACTTCCGCAAGGTCGGCGTCGACGCGTGGCCGCTGCCGTCCGAGGGCGTGCGCGCCGGGGCCCTCCGGCGCGTCTATCGACGCGGGCACGAGCTCGTCTGCACGTGGCTCGATCAACGCGCGCTCCGGCGCGCGCACGCGCTCGTTCGCGCCATGCCGAGGCCCGCCTCCCGTGTGTCCGGCGCGCCGAGCGCCGAGGAGAACGCGCGATGA
- a CDS encoding vWA domain-containing protein, which yields MFFRASRITSTTQVGHLGRSLAFGGRTPKTLCAFAALCVSSLGLACSASGDRNGQASNGVEETSGTGGGGGANPGSATGTGGDMFDFDGGMMSSGAGGEEACAQTGGKAEPVELDLVILLDRSGSMYGQNWNGATAAIKQFVEDPASTGINVGILYFPVDTPADGLVCNKNHYDDLSVPIGTLPGNAPALVQSINGESPNGGSTPMYGALEGALFNATAYKDAHPNHKVILVFASDGDPNSCPGNQNDIPSIAGLAKAALDYNGVETYVVAINGASVLNLDQIAASGGTTKSYDITANVSQFAQKMTEIRTKALACEFLVPEPSGGEPLELDKASVKHTNGAGIEQEIPHATSAADCGVGPGWYYDDPKTPQKILLCPASCQVVQADPDGKLDILFGCKPDIH from the coding sequence ATGTTTTTCCGCGCATCCCGCATTACGAGCACCACGCAGGTCGGACATTTGGGGCGCTCCCTCGCCTTTGGCGGCCGAACCCCCAAGACCCTCTGCGCCTTCGCGGCGCTCTGCGTCTCCTCGCTCGGCCTCGCGTGCAGCGCGTCCGGGGACCGTAACGGGCAAGCCTCGAACGGCGTGGAGGAGACGAGCGGTACGGGGGGCGGCGGAGGCGCGAATCCGGGCAGCGCCACCGGCACGGGCGGCGACATGTTCGATTTCGACGGCGGCATGATGAGCAGCGGCGCAGGCGGGGAAGAGGCCTGCGCGCAGACCGGCGGGAAGGCCGAGCCCGTCGAGCTCGATCTCGTCATCCTGCTCGACCGCTCCGGCAGCATGTACGGCCAGAACTGGAACGGCGCGACAGCGGCGATCAAGCAATTCGTGGAGGATCCGGCCTCAACGGGAATCAACGTTGGTATCCTGTATTTCCCCGTGGATACCCCGGCGGACGGGCTCGTTTGCAACAAAAACCATTACGACGACCTTTCCGTCCCGATCGGGACCCTGCCAGGCAACGCGCCGGCCCTCGTCCAGTCGATCAACGGCGAGAGCCCGAACGGCGGCTCGACGCCGATGTACGGCGCGCTCGAAGGCGCGCTCTTCAATGCGACCGCCTACAAGGACGCGCACCCGAACCACAAGGTCATCCTGGTCTTCGCGAGCGACGGCGATCCCAATAGCTGCCCCGGAAACCAGAACGACATCCCGAGCATCGCGGGCCTGGCGAAGGCCGCCCTCGATTACAACGGCGTCGAGACGTACGTCGTCGCCATCAACGGCGCGAGCGTCTTGAACCTCGACCAGATCGCCGCTTCCGGCGGGACCACGAAATCCTACGACATCACTGCGAACGTCTCCCAGTTCGCGCAAAAGATGACCGAGATCCGCACGAAGGCCCTCGCTTGCGAATTCCTCGTCCCCGAGCCGTCCGGCGGCGAGCCGCTCGAGCTCGACAAGGCTTCGGTCAAGCACACGAATGGCGCGGGCATCGAACAGGAGATCCCCCACGCCACGAGCGCCGCCGACTGCGGCGTGGGCCCCGGCTGGTATTACGACGACCCGAAAACGCC
- the panC gene encoding pantoate--beta-alanine ligase: MEIWRAPMEFRRACDEARQRGARVGLVPTMGALHRGHQTLIEEARKRADFVVVSIFVNPTQFGPNEDFSRYPRDLEGDAKKCAEAGAHGIFAPAPADMYPPGDETRVHVGATAAGLCGAHRPGHFEGVATVVTKLFALVGPSLALFGRKDYQQLKVIERFTRDLFLPVEVEGVRTVREPDGLAMSSRNAYLSAEARAQALALPRGLSAAARAFAAGERRAGMLTALARGHITPVASAIDYVDVADADTLAVLGPEAHTPDRVLLAVAVRIGGARLIDNLVLGEDPSPLGLDESKEGDEERHA; this comes from the coding sequence ATGGAGATCTGGCGCGCTCCCATGGAGTTCCGGCGTGCGTGTGACGAGGCGCGGCAGCGCGGCGCGCGCGTCGGCCTCGTTCCCACGATGGGCGCCTTGCACCGCGGCCACCAGACGCTCATCGAAGAAGCCCGCAAGCGCGCCGATTTCGTCGTCGTCTCGATCTTCGTGAACCCCACGCAGTTCGGCCCGAACGAGGATTTTTCCCGCTACCCGCGGGACCTCGAAGGCGACGCGAAGAAGTGCGCGGAGGCAGGCGCGCACGGCATCTTCGCGCCCGCCCCCGCCGACATGTACCCGCCCGGCGACGAGACGCGCGTGCATGTCGGCGCCACCGCCGCGGGCCTCTGCGGCGCGCACCGGCCCGGCCACTTCGAGGGCGTGGCCACGGTCGTCACGAAATTATTCGCGCTCGTAGGACCTTCCCTCGCGCTCTTCGGCCGCAAGGACTACCAACAGCTCAAGGTGATCGAGCGCTTCACGCGGGATCTCTTCCTGCCCGTCGAGGTGGAGGGCGTGCGGACCGTGCGCGAGCCGGACGGGCTCGCGATGTCGTCGCGCAACGCGTACCTCTCGGCAGAAGCCCGCGCGCAGGCGCTCGCCCTCCCGCGAGGCCTGTCGGCCGCGGCGCGCGCGTTCGCCGCGGGGGAGCGTCGCGCCGGCATGCTCACGGCGCTCGCGCGCGGGCACATCACGCCCGTCGCAAGCGCGATCGATTATGTGGACGTGGCCGACGCGGATACGCTCGCCGTGCTCGGCCCCGAGGCGCACACGCCGGATCGCGTGCTGCTCGCGGTCGCCGTCCGCATCGGCGGCGCGCGGCTCATCGACAACCTGGTGCTCGGCGAGGATCCGAGCCCACTCGGGCTCGACGAATCGAAGGAAGGAGACGAGGAACGCCATGCGTGA
- a CDS encoding choice-of-anchor J domain-containing protein → MKEWMNWGRILAVSVSFVAAGCARQVSDAERGQGGGGESDAQGSGGEGGASLGAMDCPVDCSLIDTPPCLVSVCDAATKRCAVVPRPAGTTCEDGLFCTVGDSCQGGVCVGGGPNSCGIEAATCSVVTCHEATASCDEGPALDGAPCVSSDPCTVSATCKGGACVGTPKSCHFAPVPDDCHVAVCNPQTGGCEPVPGNEGVACEKGGDPCLTGKTCAAGICQGGGPKDCTGAADDCNTGVCDAATGACGGVPRGAGLSCSEVANECNTGMCDASGVCQRVPTPGVACASAKNDCNEGVCDAAGACVAVPVNEGGACEDGNACTLGETCSAGSCTGGKAEGYVVYLHETFADNTAGWTLEGEWQIGPAKASPGNASHGSEDPDTDRTSTADNGIAGVNIGGYAAESVHPPEYLVSPAIDTSGTGSLWLSFYRWLNSDYGPYMTNTVDVFDGSTWVSVWNSGGPPALKDAAWTLMTYDLTAYRNPALRVRFGFEVGNGGVFTVSGWNLDDVTIANAVCEVADPPAPEPVPSSATY, encoded by the coding sequence ATGAAGGAATGGATGAATTGGGGGCGCATTCTCGCCGTGTCCGTGAGCTTCGTCGCCGCGGGGTGCGCGAGGCAGGTATCCGATGCCGAACGTGGGCAGGGCGGCGGCGGTGAAAGCGATGCGCAGGGCAGCGGCGGCGAAGGCGGGGCCTCGCTCGGGGCGATGGACTGCCCCGTGGATTGCTCGCTCATCGACACGCCGCCTTGCCTCGTGTCCGTCTGCGACGCGGCGACGAAGCGCTGCGCCGTCGTCCCGCGCCCCGCCGGGACCACCTGCGAGGATGGCCTCTTCTGCACCGTGGGCGATAGCTGCCAGGGCGGCGTTTGCGTCGGGGGCGGGCCGAACTCCTGCGGCATCGAGGCCGCGACCTGCTCGGTCGTGACCTGCCACGAGGCCACGGCCTCGTGCGACGAAGGGCCCGCGCTCGATGGAGCGCCGTGCGTGTCGAGCGACCCGTGCACGGTCTCCGCGACCTGCAAGGGCGGCGCCTGCGTCGGGACGCCGAAGAGCTGTCACTTCGCGCCCGTGCCCGACGATTGTCACGTCGCGGTCTGCAACCCCCAGACCGGCGGCTGCGAGCCCGTCCCCGGCAACGAGGGTGTCGCGTGCGAGAAAGGCGGCGACCCTTGCCTGACGGGCAAGACCTGCGCCGCAGGGATTTGCCAGGGAGGAGGCCCGAAGGACTGCACGGGCGCCGCCGATGACTGCAACACGGGCGTTTGCGACGCCGCCACGGGGGCGTGCGGAGGCGTGCCGCGCGGCGCGGGCCTTTCGTGCAGCGAGGTCGCCAACGAGTGCAACACGGGGATGTGTGACGCGTCGGGCGTTTGTCAGCGGGTGCCGACGCCGGGCGTGGCGTGTGCGTCCGCCAAGAACGACTGCAACGAGGGCGTCTGCGACGCGGCGGGCGCCTGCGTGGCCGTGCCGGTCAACGAGGGCGGAGCCTGCGAGGATGGCAACGCGTGCACGCTGGGCGAGACGTGCTCGGCCGGGTCGTGCACGGGTGGCAAGGCCGAGGGGTACGTCGTGTACCTGCACGAGACGTTCGCGGACAACACGGCTGGCTGGACGCTCGAAGGCGAGTGGCAGATCGGCCCCGCGAAGGCCTCACCGGGCAACGCGTCCCACGGCTCGGAGGATCCGGACACGGACCGCACGTCGACGGCCGACAACGGCATCGCAGGCGTCAACATCGGAGGGTATGCGGCCGAGTCCGTTCATCCGCCCGAGTACCTCGTGAGCCCCGCGATCGACACGAGCGGTACGGGCTCTTTGTGGCTCTCCTTCTACCGGTGGCTCAACAGCGATTACGGGCCGTACATGACGAACACCGTCGACGTCTTCGACGGCAGCACGTGGGTCTCCGTGTGGAACTCGGGCGGACCGCCCGCGCTCAAGGACGCGGCGTGGACGCTCATGACGTACGACCTCACGGCGTACCGCAATCCGGCCCTTCGCGTGCGTTTCGGCTTCGAGGTGGGCAACGGCGGCGTGTTCACGGTCTCGGGTTGGAACCTCGACGACGTGACGATCGCGAACGCCGTTTGCGAGGTGGCGGACCCGCCCGCGCCGGAGCCTGTGCCCTCCTCCGCCACGTACTGA
- the tmk gene encoding dTMP kinase: MREAEDGNDGLFVVFEGIDGAGTTTQAVRYGSFLRGRRRLAHVTREPSGGPMGSLLRLVLTQRVNLPSRHRDSTMALLFAADRLDHIETEVAPHLRDGYVVISDRYELSSIIYQSIGIEDEGARADMIAWIRHCNRHALKPDITVVVDVDPEVAAQRRRARGGASELFEEPELQARLARAYLEADKIIGGDRLVHVDGNGDVDAVTAAIIRALEPYVKEGP, from the coding sequence ATGCGTGAAGCCGAGGACGGAAACGACGGGTTGTTCGTCGTCTTCGAGGGCATCGACGGCGCGGGGACGACGACACAGGCCGTGCGTTACGGCTCGTTCTTGCGCGGCCGGCGAAGGCTCGCGCACGTGACGCGCGAGCCGAGCGGCGGGCCGATGGGCTCGCTCCTCCGGCTCGTGCTGACCCAGCGCGTGAACCTGCCGTCGAGGCACCGCGACTCCACGATGGCGCTGCTCTTCGCGGCCGACCGGCTCGATCACATCGAGACCGAGGTCGCCCCGCACCTGCGCGACGGGTACGTGGTCATCTCGGATCGCTACGAGCTTTCGAGCATCATCTACCAGTCGATCGGGATCGAGGACGAGGGCGCGCGCGCCGACATGATCGCCTGGATCCGCCACTGCAACCGCCACGCCCTCAAGCCGGACATCACGGTCGTCGTGGACGTCGATCCGGAGGTCGCCGCGCAGCGCAGGCGGGCCCGCGGCGGCGCGAGCGAGCTCTTCGAGGAGCCGGAGCTCCAGGCCCGCCTCGCCCGCGCCTACCTCGAAGCCGACAAGATCATCGGCGGCGATCGGCTCGTGCACGTCGACGGCAACGGCGACGTCGACGCCGTCACGGCCGCGATCATCCGCGCGCTCGAGCCGTACGTGAAGGAAGGCCCCTGA
- the ppk1 gene encoding polyphosphate kinase 1: MTFETPSTPDVAARHSSLVPAAGDSDPTQYLNRELSWLEFNARVLSEAASMEVPLFERLKFLGIFFSNLDEFFMVRVAGLQAQTHRTITEVPPDGMKPQEQLLAISARAHALFDSAYRLWNTEMLPALHRVGVRIVRPEELDAAELAVLDERFRTDIFPILTPLAIDPGHPFPHLRNKSINLGIMFSREHEGEEPGFGVIQVPPMLSRLMRVRVDGCGRAFVLLEDVIARHVKEFFPVSRLRGTYPFRVTRNWDLEIDEEEGEDLLETIQAELRRRDRGNAVRVEIGVGGGVGASVQRLCRALGIDPNLDVYRVSGPLSIVDLVSVVGEDDRHLRDESFTPQVPSALRDVEDPFAVIRERDVPLHHPYDSFDPVVEFISRAADDPNVLAIKQTLYRTGGDSPIVKALARAAENGKQVTAIVELKARFDEASNIQWARTLEQSGAQVIYGLLGLKTHVKALLVVRREKDKLRRYVHLSTGNYNPHTARLYTDFGLFTANREIGEDVTSLFNLLTGYSAPPRWNRLVVAPLGLHEAILGLIARETEHARAGRKAEIVAQMNALVDVDVIDALYTASQHGVDIRLFVRGICCLRPGIPGLSERIQVRALIDRFLEHKRVFRFANGGSEEFYFSSADWMPRNFHRRVEVLVPLLDPAARTRAEDMLATLAADTAKTWALNADGSYTRVATPTGAATVRSQQRFMELARERLKPADVLARGGRFHIFQVGHGEGGDELRRKNGKKKKHNPVS, from the coding sequence GTGACGTTCGAGACACCTTCCACGCCCGATGTCGCTGCTCGCCATTCGTCCCTGGTCCCGGCCGCGGGCGACTCGGATCCGACGCAGTATCTGAACCGCGAGCTCTCGTGGCTCGAGTTCAACGCCCGCGTCCTTTCCGAGGCCGCCTCGATGGAGGTGCCGCTCTTCGAACGGCTGAAGTTCCTCGGCATCTTCTTCTCGAACCTCGATGAGTTCTTCATGGTGCGCGTGGCGGGCCTGCAGGCCCAGACGCACCGCACGATCACCGAGGTCCCGCCCGACGGCATGAAGCCGCAGGAGCAGCTCCTCGCCATCAGCGCGCGGGCGCACGCGCTCTTCGACAGCGCCTATCGGCTCTGGAACACGGAGATGCTGCCGGCGCTGCACCGGGTCGGCGTGCGGATCGTGCGACCCGAGGAGCTCGACGCCGCCGAGCTCGCGGTGCTCGACGAGCGGTTCCGCACCGACATCTTCCCGATCCTCACGCCGCTGGCGATCGATCCCGGCCATCCGTTCCCGCACCTGCGCAACAAGAGCATCAACCTCGGCATCATGTTCAGCCGCGAGCACGAGGGCGAGGAGCCCGGCTTCGGCGTGATCCAGGTGCCGCCGATGCTGAGCCGCCTCATGCGCGTGCGCGTCGACGGCTGCGGCCGGGCGTTCGTCCTTCTGGAGGACGTGATCGCGCGCCACGTGAAAGAGTTCTTCCCGGTCTCGCGCCTCCGCGGGACGTACCCGTTCCGCGTCACGCGCAACTGGGATCTCGAGATCGACGAGGAGGAGGGCGAGGATCTCCTGGAGACGATCCAGGCCGAGCTCCGGCGCCGCGATCGCGGCAACGCGGTGCGTGTGGAGATCGGCGTCGGGGGCGGCGTGGGTGCGAGCGTGCAGCGCCTCTGCCGCGCGCTCGGCATCGATCCGAACCTCGACGTCTACCGCGTCTCGGGCCCGCTCAGCATCGTGGATCTCGTCTCCGTGGTGGGCGAGGACGATCGGCATCTGCGCGACGAGAGCTTCACGCCGCAGGTGCCGAGCGCGCTGCGCGACGTGGAGGATCCCTTCGCGGTGATCCGCGAGCGGGACGTGCCGTTGCACCACCCGTACGACTCGTTCGATCCGGTGGTCGAGTTCATCTCGCGCGCGGCCGACGATCCGAACGTGCTCGCGATCAAGCAGACGCTCTACCGCACCGGCGGCGACTCGCCGATCGTGAAGGCGCTCGCGCGGGCCGCGGAGAACGGCAAGCAGGTGACGGCGATCGTCGAGCTCAAGGCGCGCTTCGACGAGGCGTCGAACATCCAGTGGGCGCGGACCTTGGAGCAGAGCGGCGCGCAGGTGATCTACGGCCTGCTCGGGCTGAAGACGCACGTGAAGGCGCTGCTCGTGGTGCGGCGGGAGAAGGACAAACTCCGGCGTTACGTGCACCTCTCGACGGGCAACTACAACCCGCACACGGCGCGCCTCTACACGGACTTCGGCCTCTTCACGGCGAACCGCGAGATCGGCGAGGACGTGACCTCGCTCTTCAACCTGCTCACGGGCTACAGCGCGCCGCCGAGGTGGAACCGGCTCGTGGTGGCGCCGCTCGGGCTGCACGAGGCGATCCTCGGGCTCATCGCGCGTGAGACGGAGCACGCGCGCGCGGGCCGGAAGGCCGAGATCGTGGCGCAGATGAACGCGCTCGTGGACGTGGACGTGATCGACGCGCTCTACACGGCGAGCCAGCACGGCGTCGACATCCGGCTCTTCGTCCGCGGCATCTGCTGTCTTCGCCCCGGGATCCCAGGGCTCTCGGAGCGGATCCAGGTGCGCGCGCTCATCGACCGGTTCCTGGAGCACAAGCGCGTCTTCCGCTTCGCGAACGGCGGAAGCGAGGAGTTTTACTTCTCCAGCGCGGACTGGATGCCGCGGAACTTCCACCGCCGCGTGGAGGTGCTCGTGCCGCTGCTCGATCCGGCCGCGCGCACCCGCGCCGAGGACATGCTGGCGACGCTCGCGGCCGACACGGCGAAGACGTGGGCCCTCAACGCCGACGGGAGTTATACGCGCGTCGCGACGCCCACGGGCGCGGCCACGGTGCGCTCGCAGCAGCGGTTCATGGAGCTCGCGCGCGAGCGGCTCAAGCCGGCCGACGTGCTCGCGCGGGGCGGCCGGTTCCACATCTTCCAGGTGGGCCACGGCGAGGGCGGCGACGAGCTACGCCGCAAGAACGGCAAGAAGAAGAAGCACAACCCGGTGTCTTAG
- a CDS encoding peptidylprolyl isomerase: protein MKVQGSRRSRAGRVIGVVAALGACSRGEPTTSSTSDAGSDAGSDAAVVVDEAKQRQEALLVAEQRRTAAEITSSDQQSRDVLVRRAAARALARIGGEDAKPGLLRALVDEDPEVVTWAAYGLGSSCTPSDEATTVTALVARSLSIGGTNDAAPAKGSPPVEGRANTTFDPRVAIARAVGRCGAVQSEPTLVAWLSGTEIQASAAAFALGDLAMVKERLREETLAALLNVAAGSASSPPAPEGLFPIGRLENVPNTVTTRLREVAGARLAEPGPYRIFAVRALGRAGPEAAADLGRVLAGATLFTAAERAEAARALRRLGTAGQTMLASTLPALVPPGGAVALTALGEEIGVLLATLDALEPTNKAKKWLKDLATMEPPPSAPVTVLRRLSWIRCSAATVLAGADVRDPLLTRCDVTAALAAGDGADAGAKAPGQPGSIGARAMVKVLDRAPIEGSRRTVFLTHAKGGDLRAREAAIELLPTHEELAEDAGPLLESALAAPEPGLVSTAAGVIARKPNLAAEPEKRKKKAKKKGEEEQAAEEIPLRAPSPAIVKAIVTALGRADVENDPEHVSSMIEAAGALGLKETLPRLEELCRSSWPELRKRAAKAIGLVSGKPETPSCQAPPGGGPKPPELDARAAGKVTLTLETDVGEASLVLDADVAPVAVTRVVDLARAGYYDGMVVHRVVPGFVTQLGAPFGDGYGGPPGKAPLRCETSPIAFDPLTVGVALAGRDTGSSQIFVTHARQPHLDGQYAWIGRATGPWSSFVDGDLVHKVSVKP, encoded by the coding sequence ATGAAGGTGCAGGGTTCGAGGCGAAGTCGCGCAGGCCGCGTGATCGGCGTCGTCGCCGCGCTCGGCGCGTGCAGCCGCGGAGAGCCCACGACATCGAGCACGAGCGACGCAGGATCCGACGCAGGGAGCGACGCGGCGGTGGTCGTGGACGAGGCGAAGCAGCGGCAGGAAGCGCTGCTCGTCGCGGAGCAGCGGCGCACGGCCGCCGAGATCACGAGCTCGGATCAGCAGAGCCGTGACGTCCTCGTGCGGCGCGCGGCCGCCCGCGCGCTCGCGCGGATCGGCGGCGAAGACGCGAAGCCTGGGCTCTTGCGCGCGCTCGTGGACGAGGATCCGGAGGTCGTCACGTGGGCGGCGTACGGGCTCGGTTCGTCGTGCACGCCGAGCGACGAGGCGACGACGGTCACGGCGCTCGTGGCGCGGTCTTTATCGATCGGCGGCACGAACGACGCCGCCCCTGCGAAGGGATCACCTCCCGTCGAGGGACGCGCGAACACGACGTTCGATCCACGCGTGGCGATCGCGCGGGCCGTGGGCCGCTGCGGGGCGGTGCAAAGCGAGCCGACGCTGGTCGCGTGGCTCTCGGGCACGGAGATCCAAGCCTCGGCCGCGGCGTTCGCGCTGGGAGATCTCGCCATGGTGAAGGAGCGGCTCCGCGAGGAGACGCTCGCGGCGCTGCTCAACGTCGCGGCCGGCAGCGCGTCGTCGCCGCCCGCGCCCGAGGGGCTCTTCCCCATCGGCCGGCTCGAAAACGTGCCGAACACGGTGACGACGCGCCTGCGGGAGGTCGCCGGCGCGCGCCTCGCGGAGCCCGGTCCGTACAGGATCTTCGCCGTCCGCGCGCTCGGCCGTGCAGGCCCGGAGGCCGCGGCGGATCTCGGACGCGTGCTCGCCGGAGCGACGCTCTTCACGGCAGCCGAACGCGCGGAGGCCGCGCGCGCGCTCCGTCGGCTCGGGACCGCGGGACAAACCATGCTCGCGTCCACGTTGCCCGCGCTCGTACCGCCGGGCGGCGCTGTCGCGCTGACCGCGCTCGGCGAGGAGATCGGCGTCCTTCTGGCCACGCTCGACGCGCTCGAACCGACGAACAAGGCGAAGAAGTGGCTCAAGGATCTGGCCACGATGGAGCCGCCGCCCTCGGCGCCGGTCACGGTGCTGCGGCGTCTGTCCTGGATCCGGTGCAGCGCAGCGACGGTGCTCGCAGGCGCCGACGTGCGGGATCCGTTGCTCACGCGGTGTGACGTGACGGCCGCGCTCGCAGCGGGCGACGGCGCGGACGCAGGGGCGAAGGCGCCGGGGCAGCCGGGCTCGATCGGCGCGCGGGCGATGGTGAAGGTGCTGGATCGCGCGCCGATCGAGGGATCGAGGCGCACGGTGTTCCTCACGCACGCGAAAGGCGGTGATCTGCGCGCGCGAGAGGCCGCGATCGAACTTCTCCCGACGCACGAGGAGCTCGCCGAGGACGCCGGGCCGCTGCTCGAATCCGCGCTCGCAGCCCCGGAGCCGGGCCTCGTGTCGACGGCGGCCGGGGTGATCGCGCGAAAGCCGAACCTCGCGGCCGAGCCCGAAAAGCGCAAGAAGAAGGCCAAGAAGAAGGGCGAGGAGGAGCAGGCCGCGGAGGAGATCCCGCTGCGCGCGCCTTCACCTGCGATCGTGAAGGCCATCGTCACGGCGCTCGGGCGCGCCGACGTGGAGAACGATCCGGAGCACGTAAGCTCGATGATCGAGGCCGCGGGCGCGCTCGGCTTGAAGGAGACGTTGCCGCGTCTCGAGGAGCTCTGCCGTTCGTCGTGGCCGGAGCTCCGAAAGCGCGCGGCGAAGGCGATCGGGCTCGTCTCGGGCAAGCCGGAGACGCCGTCCTGCCAGGCGCCGCCGGGCGGAGGGCCGAAGCCGCCCGAGCTCGACGCGCGCGCAGCGGGCAAGGTGACCCTCACGCTGGAGACCGACGTCGGCGAAGCTTCGCTCGTACTCGACGCCGACGTCGCGCCCGTGGCGGTCACGCGCGTCGTCGACCTCGCGCGCGCCGGGTACTACGACGGGATGGTCGTGCACCGTGTGGTGCCGGGCTTCGTCACGCAGCTCGGCGCGCCCTTCGGCGACGGCTACGGCGGGCCGCCGGGCAAGGCGCCGCTGCGCTGCGAGACCTCGCCGATCGCGTTTGATCCGCTCACGGTCGGCGTCGCGCTCGCGGGCCGCGACACCGGGTCGAGCCAGATCTTCGTGACGCACGCGAGGCAGCCGCACCTCGACGGCCAGTACGCGTGGATCGGCCGCGCGACGGGGCCGTGGAGCTCGTTCGTCGACGGAGACCTCGTGCACAAGGTCTCCGTCAAACCCTGA
- a CDS encoding VOC family protein codes for MIDHISIGVRDLEKSKAFYAAALAPLGYAVMMEFPGVVGLGEKGKPDFWLGAGEVGLRQHVAFLAADRKTVDAFYEAAIRAGGKDNGPPGLRPMYHPNYYGAFVLDPDGHNIEAVCHTP; via the coding sequence ATGATTGACCACATTTCGATCGGCGTTCGTGATCTGGAGAAGAGCAAGGCGTTTTACGCGGCCGCCCTCGCGCCCCTCGGTTATGCGGTGATGATGGAGTTCCCCGGCGTGGTCGGGCTCGGGGAAAAGGGCAAACCCGATTTCTGGCTCGGCGCGGGGGAGGTGGGGTTGCGCCAGCACGTCGCGTTCCTCGCCGCGGATCGCAAGACGGTCGACGCGTTTTACGAGGCCGCGATCCGCGCCGGAGGCAAGGACAACGGTCCGCCCGGGCTCCGCCCCATGTACCACCCGAATTATTACGGCGCGTTCGTCCTGGATCCGGACGGGCACAACATCGAGGCGGTCTGTCACACGCCGTGA
- a CDS encoding MBL fold metallo-hydrolase has product MRLKMWGVRGSIPTPGPDTVEFGGNTSCYEVRAGETLIILDGGTGLRLLGQSLLREMPFEAWMFFSHVHWDHIQGFPFFTPAFIRKNTIHLFGGLNVSRTLEETLAGQMDYPSFPVHLSEMGANMTFRDLYEGEVVTIGRKQDVRVSNARGNHPNGVYAYRIDHEGKSIVYVTDSEHYAIVDPKLRKLAQGADILIFDAMYTPEEYAGEVGGGPKTGWGHATFVAGCELAHAAGVKQLILHHHDPLQTDAMVRDKERRARELFPNTIAAKEGMIIEI; this is encoded by the coding sequence ATGCGACTCAAGATGTGGGGTGTCCGCGGAAGCATCCCCACGCCCGGACCCGACACGGTCGAGTTCGGCGGCAACACGAGCTGCTACGAAGTGCGGGCCGGCGAGACGCTGATCATCCTGGACGGGGGTACGGGTCTGCGCCTCCTCGGGCAAAGCCTTCTCCGGGAGATGCCGTTCGAGGCGTGGATGTTCTTCAGCCACGTCCACTGGGACCACATCCAAGGCTTCCCGTTCTTCACACCCGCCTTCATCCGCAAGAACACGATCCACCTCTTCGGCGGTCTCAACGTCTCGCGCACGCTCGAGGAGACGCTCGCAGGCCAGATGGACTACCCGAGCTTCCCCGTCCACCTCTCGGAGATGGGCGCAAACATGACCTTCCGCGACCTCTACGAGGGCGAGGTCGTGACCATCGGGCGCAAGCAAGACGTGCGCGTCTCGAACGCACGCGGCAACCACCCAAACGGCGTCTACGCATACCGCATCGACCACGAGGGCAAGTCGATCGTCTACGTCACGGACTCGGAGCACTACGCGATCGTGGATCCGAAGCTCCGCAAGCTCGCGCAGGGCGCGGACATCCTGATCTTCGACGCGATGTACACGCCCGAGGAGTACGCAGGCGAGGTCGGCGGCGGCCCGAAGACGGGCTGGGGTCACGCGACGTTCGTCGCAGGCTGCGAGCTCGCGCATGCCGCAGGCGTCAAGCAGCTCATCCTGCACCACCACGATCCGCTTCAAACGGACGCGATGGTCCGCGACAAGGAGCGCCGCGCGCGGGAGCTCTTCCCGAACACGATCGCGGCCAAAGAAGGCATGATCATCGAGATCTGA